A portion of the Streptomyces coeruleoprunus genome contains these proteins:
- a CDS encoding DUF3488 and transglutaminase-like domain-containing protein, with translation MSGSGRLTVCALAATVAAACALLPLVNPATWLFQAAFLLAVLSGVGALARRVPLARALTVATQLAVALVMLTALFASEQAPAGLLPSPAVFERFGALLTAGAEDVGQYASPAPATDGIRLMLIGGVLAIGLAVDALAVTFRSAAPAGLPLLALYSVAAGLSGGGAGWLWFLLAGCGYLVLLLAEGRDRLAQWGRVFGGAARKGGPAAFGAPDGSAPAPLRTGRRIGAFALGIALVVPAVLPSLGGGLLNTGGGDGDGEGGAISAVNPLVSLQENLNQPEDREVLRYRTNAPSGTDLYLRLVSLDQFDGTAWKTSERALRDVPERMPPTVGLSSAVSTTEIETNISAADSYGQKWLPMPYPATGVEIEGRWRYEPVGRTLVGDGDQTTSDAQYSVRSLVVRPTAKQLAAAPEPPGSLLREYTQVPESLPAEVKATALRVTAGSKNAYERAVKLQDWFATEGGFRYDTTVSSGTGPAAISRFLEDREGFCVHFSFSMAAMARTLDIPARVAVGFMPGTPGAGGIVSVGIRDAHAWPELYFEGVGWTRFEPTPSRGSVPEYAQPQVPAGELPAPAEEEPIRPTAPSAAPSPDDTCAVPGAGAAGCDPLDPQGAAPPSDPGVPLGTVLLVAAGAAVVVLLPLLPLLWRARVRARRLGPGGPGSEDAAARTLAVWQEVIDTAWDHGIPPDGSLTPRRTAERIVRLGRLDGPPAEAVHRIAAAVEQVLYAPVPRATPGLTDVAQVVRAGLRDRLGRAGRLRAALLPRSAARLGWAFSRRRAAVGARWAARRRSVGERLSTLLRRPSRQRG, from the coding sequence ATGAGCGGCAGCGGACGCCTGACGGTGTGTGCCCTGGCCGCCACGGTGGCGGCGGCGTGCGCGCTGCTGCCGCTGGTGAACCCGGCCACGTGGCTGTTCCAGGCCGCGTTCCTGCTGGCGGTCCTGAGCGGGGTCGGCGCGCTGGCCCGGCGGGTGCCGCTGGCCCGGGCGCTGACCGTGGCCACGCAGCTCGCGGTGGCGCTGGTCATGCTGACCGCGCTCTTCGCCTCCGAGCAGGCGCCGGCCGGGCTGCTGCCCTCCCCGGCGGTGTTCGAGCGGTTCGGTGCCCTGCTGACGGCGGGCGCCGAGGACGTCGGGCAGTACGCGTCGCCCGCGCCCGCCACGGACGGCATCCGGCTGATGCTGATCGGCGGGGTCCTGGCGATCGGGCTCGCGGTGGACGCGCTCGCGGTGACGTTCCGCAGCGCGGCCCCGGCGGGGCTGCCGCTGCTGGCGCTGTACTCGGTGGCCGCCGGGCTGTCGGGCGGCGGCGCCGGCTGGCTGTGGTTCCTGCTGGCGGGCTGCGGTTACCTGGTGCTGCTGCTGGCGGAGGGCCGTGACCGGCTCGCCCAGTGGGGGCGGGTCTTCGGCGGCGCGGCCCGCAAGGGTGGTCCGGCGGCGTTCGGGGCACCGGACGGTTCGGCTCCGGCGCCGCTGCGCACCGGCCGGCGCATCGGCGCGTTCGCCCTGGGCATCGCGCTGGTCGTGCCCGCGGTGCTGCCGTCGCTGGGAGGCGGCCTGCTGAACACGGGCGGCGGCGACGGGGACGGCGAAGGCGGCGCCATCAGCGCGGTGAACCCGCTGGTGTCGCTCCAGGAGAACCTGAACCAGCCGGAGGACCGGGAGGTCCTGCGGTACCGGACGAACGCCCCGAGCGGCACCGACCTGTACCTGCGGCTGGTGTCACTGGACCAGTTCGACGGCACGGCCTGGAAGACGTCCGAGCGCGCCCTGCGGGACGTCCCGGAGCGGATGCCGCCGACGGTCGGTCTGAGCAGCGCGGTCTCCACGACGGAGATCGAGACGAATATCTCGGCCGCCGACTCGTACGGGCAGAAGTGGCTGCCGATGCCCTACCCGGCGACCGGCGTCGAGATCGAGGGGCGCTGGCGGTACGAGCCGGTGGGCCGGACGCTCGTCGGCGACGGCGACCAGACGACGAGCGACGCGCAGTACTCGGTGCGGAGTCTGGTCGTGCGGCCGACCGCGAAGCAGCTGGCGGCGGCCCCGGAGCCGCCGGGCAGCCTGCTGCGCGAGTACACGCAGGTGCCGGAGTCCCTTCCCGCCGAGGTGAAGGCGACGGCGCTACGGGTGACGGCGGGAAGCAAGAACGCCTACGAGCGCGCCGTGAAGCTGCAGGACTGGTTCGCCACCGAGGGCGGTTTCCGCTACGACACGACCGTGTCGTCGGGGACGGGTCCGGCGGCCATCTCCCGGTTCCTGGAGGACCGGGAGGGCTTCTGCGTCCACTTCTCCTTCTCGATGGCGGCCATGGCCCGCACGCTGGACATACCGGCGCGGGTCGCGGTCGGGTTCATGCCCGGCACGCCGGGCGCCGGCGGCATCGTGTCGGTGGGCATCAGGGACGCGCACGCCTGGCCGGAGCTGTACTTCGAGGGCGTGGGCTGGACCCGCTTCGAGCCGACGCCGTCGCGCGGCTCCGTCCCGGAGTACGCGCAGCCCCAGGTGCCGGCCGGTGAGCTGCCCGCCCCCGCCGAAGAGGAGCCGATCCGCCCGACCGCCCCGTCGGCGGCGCCCTCGCCGGACGACACCTGTGCGGTGCCGGGTGCCGGTGCGGCCGGCTGCGACCCGCTCGACCCGCAGGGCGCGGCCCCGCCGTCGGACCCGGGCGTCCCGCTCGGCACGGTCCTGCTGGTCGCGGCCGGTGCTGCCGTGGTGGTCCTGCTGCCACTGCTGCCCCTGCTGTGGCGGGCACGGGTACGGGCCCGTCGGCTGGGTCCGGGCGGGCCCGGGTCCGAGGACGCGGCGGCCCGGACGCTGGCGGTGTGGCAGGAGGTCATCGACACGGCGTGGGACCACGGCATCCCGCCGGACGGCTCCCTCACCCCGCGCCGGACCGCGGAGCGGATCGTACGGCTGGGCCGCCTCGACGGGCCGCCCGCCGAGGCGGTCCACCGGATCGCGGCCGCGGTCGAGCAGGTGCTGTACGCGCCGGTGCCGCGCGCCACGCCCGGTCTGACCGACGTGGCCCAGGTCGTACGGGCGGGGCTGCGGGACCGGCTGGGCCGCGCGGGCAGGCTGCGGGCGGCGCTGCTGCCGCGGTCGGCGGCCCGGCTCGGCTGGGCGTTCTCGCGGCGCCGGGCCGCGGTCGGCGCACGGTGGGCGGCTCGCCGCCGCAGCGTCGGTGAGCGCCTGTCGACGCTGCTGCGCCGCCCGTCCCGCCAGCGCGGCTGA
- a CDS encoding septum formation initiator family protein, which yields MTKAGPLKGRAARLARLMPSGPSTAARTPFVLLVVLLLGGGLIGLLLLNTSLSQGSFRLNELKRKTTELTDEEQALQRDVDARSAPDALERRARELGMVPGGNPAFLEPDGTVRGVPAPAAAAPRPAPSPAGPAEPAPHTAAPAPGAPPAPGAPPAPRAPATETPAPGTSAPAGPAPAPQGAPAPAPTAAPSAPPGRATTSTPVAPVPAAPAPVPPQPVPAPTTPGR from the coding sequence GTGACCAAGGCAGGACCCCTGAAGGGGCGGGCGGCGCGGCTCGCACGGCTCATGCCGTCCGGGCCGAGCACCGCGGCCCGCACCCCTTTCGTCCTGCTGGTCGTGCTCCTCCTCGGCGGCGGCCTCATCGGGCTCCTGCTCCTCAACACCTCCCTCAGCCAGGGCTCCTTCCGGCTCAACGAGCTGAAGAGGAAGACCACCGAACTCACCGACGAGGAGCAGGCGCTCCAGCGGGACGTCGACGCCCGCTCCGCCCCCGACGCACTGGAGCGCCGGGCACGAGAACTGGGCATGGTGCCCGGCGGCAACCCCGCCTTCCTGGAGCCCGACGGAACGGTGCGCGGCGTGCCGGCACCCGCGGCCGCCGCCCCCCGCCCCGCCCCCTCCCCGGCGGGCCCCGCCGAGCCCGCGCCCCACACCGCGGCCCCCGCTCCGGGCGCCCCACCGGCACCGGGAGCCCCACCGGCCCCACGGGCCCCGGCCACGGAAACCCCCGCTCCGGGCACCTCCGCCCCGGCGGGCCCGGCCCCGGCACCCCAGGGCGCCCCGGCCCCCGCACCCACGGCGGCCCCCTCCGCGCCGCCCGGCCGGGCGACGACCTCCACCCCGGTGGCCCCCGTCCCGGCGGCCCCCGCCCCCGTGCCCCCGCAGCCGGTTCCCGCCCCGACGACCCCCGGCAGGTGA
- a CDS encoding carbonic anhydrase produces the protein MSTSAHSSTDVVRTGESVTDRLVEANRRYATEFADPGMDARPVLKVAVVACMDARIDLHAALGLELGDCHTIRNAGGVVTDDVIRSLTISQRALGTRSIVLVHHTGCGLESLTEGFRDELEQEVGQRPTWAVEAFRDVDQDVRQSMQRLRTSPFVPHTDDIRGFVFDVKTGLLREIDPAD, from the coding sequence ATGTCGACTTCCGCGCACTCCTCGACCGACGTGGTTCGTACAGGTGAATCCGTCACCGATCGCCTTGTCGAGGCGAACCGGCGTTACGCCACCGAGTTCGCCGACCCCGGGATGGACGCCCGGCCGGTACTCAAGGTGGCCGTTGTCGCGTGTATGGACGCCCGCATCGACCTGCACGCCGCCCTCGGCCTCGAACTGGGCGACTGCCACACGATCCGCAACGCGGGCGGTGTGGTCACGGACGACGTGATCCGGTCGCTCACGATCAGCCAGCGGGCGCTCGGCACCCGCAGCATCGTGCTGGTGCACCACACCGGCTGCGGCCTGGAGTCGCTCACCGAGGGCTTCCGCGACGAGCTGGAGCAGGAGGTCGGGCAGCGTCCGACCTGGGCGGTGGAGGCCTTCCGCGACGTCGACCAGGACGTACGCCAGTCGATGCAGCGGCTGCGCACGTCGCCGTTCGTGCCGCACACGGACGACATCCGGGGCTTCGTCTTCGACGTCAAGACGGGCCTGCTCAGGGAGATCGACCCCGCGGACTGA
- a CDS encoding UDP-N-acetylmuramoyl-L-alanyl-D-glutamate--2,6-diaminopimelate ligase produces MTTITPDPGNRSGTDRDPAASFSPTAGTPGTLTAVPHADQSRTTEKDAPAKQPGAPRPVQVRPTPLGELAARLGAPSAYEGEVTGITHDSRAVRPGDVYAALPGARAHGADFAAQAAGLGAAAILTDPAGADRAAATGLPVLVTDDPRGRMGELAADIYGRPGGDLLQIGITGTSGKTTTAYLVEGGLKAAGRRTGLIGTVEMRIGDERIKSERTTPEATDLQALFAVMRERDVEAVAMEVSSHALVLGRVDGCVFDVAVFNNLSPEHMEFHSDMEDYYRAKAQLFTPRRSRQAVVNFDDEYGRRLAKEATVPVVTFSAEGHPDADWRAEHVQIGPADSTFTIVGPKDERIQAKAPLPGPFNVANTLAAVVALAVSGIDPQQAADGVAAVPGVPGRLERVDAGQPYLAVVDYAHKTDAVESVLRSLRKVTKGRLHIVIGCGGDRDVTKRGPMGAAAARLADTAVLTSDNPRSEDPLAILAAMLSGAAEVPAHERGTVLVDADRASAIAAAVARAEPGDTVLVAGKGHEQGQDIAGVVRPFDDRQVLREAIQNSQG; encoded by the coding sequence GTGACAACGATCACGCCCGACCCCGGGAACCGTTCCGGCACCGACCGTGACCCCGCGGCCTCATTTAGCCCCACGGCGGGTACGCCCGGTACGCTCACCGCCGTGCCACACGCTGATCAGTCCCGAACCACCGAGAAGGACGCCCCCGCGAAACAGCCGGGAGCGCCCCGTCCGGTCCAGGTCCGCCCCACACCCCTCGGCGAACTGGCCGCCCGGCTGGGCGCCCCTTCCGCGTACGAGGGGGAGGTCACCGGCATCACCCACGACTCCCGGGCCGTCCGCCCCGGGGACGTGTACGCCGCACTGCCGGGCGCCCGCGCCCACGGCGCCGACTTCGCGGCGCAGGCCGCCGGGCTCGGGGCCGCCGCGATCCTGACCGACCCGGCGGGCGCCGACCGCGCCGCCGCAACCGGACTGCCCGTCCTCGTCACCGACGACCCGCGCGGCCGGATGGGCGAACTCGCCGCCGACATCTACGGACGCCCCGGCGGCGACCTCCTCCAGATCGGCATCACCGGGACCTCCGGCAAGACCACCACGGCCTACCTCGTCGAGGGCGGCCTCAAGGCGGCCGGGCGCAGGACCGGACTGATCGGCACGGTCGAGATGCGCATCGGCGACGAGCGCATCAAGTCCGAGCGCACCACCCCCGAAGCCACCGACCTCCAGGCACTGTTCGCCGTGATGCGCGAACGCGACGTCGAGGCCGTCGCCATGGAGGTCTCCAGCCACGCCCTCGTGCTCGGCCGGGTCGACGGCTGCGTCTTCGACGTGGCCGTCTTCAACAACCTCAGCCCGGAACACATGGAGTTCCACTCCGACATGGAGGACTACTACCGGGCCAAGGCGCAGCTGTTCACCCCGCGCCGCTCTCGGCAGGCGGTGGTCAACTTCGACGACGAGTACGGAAGGAGGCTGGCGAAGGAGGCGACCGTCCCCGTCGTCACCTTCTCCGCCGAAGGCCACCCGGACGCCGACTGGCGCGCCGAACACGTCCAGATCGGCCCGGCCGACAGCACCTTCACCATCGTCGGCCCCAAGGACGAGCGGATCCAGGCCAAGGCGCCGCTGCCCGGCCCGTTCAACGTGGCCAACACCCTCGCCGCCGTCGTCGCGCTCGCCGTGTCCGGCATCGACCCGCAGCAGGCGGCCGACGGCGTCGCCGCCGTCCCCGGGGTGCCCGGCCGCCTGGAGCGCGTCGACGCCGGCCAGCCGTACCTCGCCGTCGTGGACTACGCCCACAAGACGGACGCCGTCGAATCGGTCCTGCGCTCCCTGCGCAAGGTCACCAAGGGCCGGCTGCACATCGTCATCGGCTGCGGCGGCGACCGCGACGTCACCAAGCGCGGCCCCATGGGCGCCGCCGCGGCACGCCTCGCCGACACCGCCGTACTGACCTCCGACAACCCCCGCTCCGAGGACCCCCTCGCGATCCTCGCCGCGATGCTCTCCGGCGCCGCCGAGGTGCCCGCCCACGAGCGCGGCACCGTCCTGGTGGACGCCGACCGGGCCTCCGCGATCGCCGCCGCGGTGGCCCGCGCCGAGCCCGGCGACACCGTGCTCGTCGCGGGCAAGGGCCACGAGCAGGGGCAGGACATCGCAGGCGTGGTGCGCCCCTTCGACGACCGCCAGGTCCTGCGGGAAGCCATCCAGAACAGTCAGGGATGA
- a CDS encoding MoxR family ATPase produces the protein MTTYDDRASLADLTTTAERVRRSVEAVIEGKPEVVRLSLTVLLAEGHLLIEDVPGVGKTMLAKALARSIDCSVRRIQFTPDLLPSDITGVSVYDQQRREFEFKPGAIFSQIVIGDEINRASPKTQSALLESLEERQVTVDGQSYELPSPFMVVATQNPVEMEGTYPLPEAQRDRFMARVSIGYPSPEAELRMLDVHGALSPLDDLQPVAHAHEIVKLIEAVRGVHVSDAVRRYAVELVAATRSHPDLRLGASPRATLHLLRAAKASAALSGREYVLPDDLQALATPVLAHRLLPTSQAQMNRRTAEQVVRDILQRTPVPAVAQPGDMFYGQQQPGLRRL, from the coding sequence GTGACGACCTATGACGATCGAGCGAGCCTCGCTGATCTGACCACCACAGCGGAGCGGGTCCGCAGGTCGGTGGAGGCTGTGATCGAGGGCAAGCCCGAGGTCGTACGGCTCTCGCTGACCGTGCTGCTCGCCGAGGGGCATCTGCTCATCGAGGATGTTCCGGGCGTCGGCAAGACAATGCTGGCCAAAGCGCTGGCGCGGTCCATCGACTGCTCGGTGCGCCGCATCCAGTTCACGCCGGACCTGCTGCCGTCGGACATCACGGGTGTGTCGGTCTACGACCAGCAGCGCCGGGAGTTCGAGTTCAAGCCGGGTGCGATCTTCTCGCAGATCGTGATCGGCGACGAGATCAACCGCGCCTCGCCGAAGACCCAGTCGGCGCTGCTGGAGTCGCTGGAGGAGCGCCAGGTCACCGTGGACGGGCAGTCGTACGAACTGCCGAGCCCCTTCATGGTGGTGGCCACGCAGAACCCGGTGGAGATGGAAGGAACGTATCCGCTGCCCGAGGCGCAGCGGGACCGCTTCATGGCCCGGGTCTCCATCGGCTACCCGAGCCCCGAGGCCGAGCTGCGGATGCTCGACGTGCACGGCGCCCTGTCGCCGCTGGACGACCTCCAGCCGGTGGCGCACGCGCACGAGATCGTGAAGCTGATCGAGGCGGTGCGGGGCGTCCATGTCTCCGACGCCGTGCGCCGGTACGCCGTGGAGCTGGTCGCCGCCACGCGCAGCCACCCGGACCTGCGGCTGGGCGCCTCGCCCCGCGCCACCCTGCACCTGCTGCGCGCCGCGAAGGCGTCCGCCGCGCTGAGCGGCCGGGAGTACGTGCTGCCGGACGACCTCCAGGCGCTGGCGACACCGGTGCTGGCGCACCGGCTGCTGCCCACCTCGCAGGCCCAGATGAACCGGCGTACGGCCGAGCAGGTCGTCAGGGACATCCTGCAGCGCACGCCCGTACCCGCCGTGGCGCAGCCCGGAGACATGTTCTACGGACAGCAGCAGCCCGGCCTGCGGCGGCTGTGA
- a CDS encoding penicillin-binding protein 2 — protein MPSKEPPRRRVPGPARPAAGRPARPASRPAATRRPRQAPRTPTGPRTIRLGNPRPRLRLVSLGLTLVMLAFVVRLLQVQAVDASAYAAKAEKNRYLSHKLAAERGRITDRSGIALATSVDAYDITADPKMFTPQESKVPDAPEQAAALLAPILGKDPAELVGTLKSPPSPRYAVLARKQTPQVWNQIKDLKNLFAKKAREDKARGGPGVSVLAGVLSEKSTKRVYPNGTLGAGILGWVNADGRGAGGLESLLDKDLAGRDGKITYAHSGGRRVPTAGARETPAVPGSDIELTIDRNIQWAAQKAITEQVTASAADRGYVVVQNTRTGEVLAMANAPGFDPNDLSRADAAAMGNAALQDAFEPGSTAKVMSMAAVLEEGAATPNTHVVVPNRLHRGDRLFKDDIDHPTWYLTLNGVLAKSSNIGTILATGQLGKTQPEANRVLHSYLRKFGIGSPTGLGYPGETSGILAEPQDWNTSQQYTIPFGQGLSINAMQAASVYSTIANGGVRIEPTLVRGTRGPDGRFTPAPAPEKTRVVSEKTARTLAAMLESVVDDSEGTGTKAAIPGYRVAGKTGTANRVDPQLGRYKGYTASFAGFAPADAPQITVYCAIQNPTRGSYFGGQICGPVHKKVMEFALKTLHVAPTGKPPARMPVTFTPGT, from the coding sequence GTGCCCTCCAAGGAACCTCCGCGCCGCCGCGTCCCGGGCCCCGCCCGACCCGCCGCCGGCCGCCCCGCCCGCCCGGCCTCCCGACCCGCCGCCACGCGCCGCCCGCGCCAGGCGCCCAGGACACCCACGGGGCCGCGCACCATCCGGCTCGGCAACCCCCGCCCGCGGCTGCGGCTGGTCAGCCTCGGCCTGACGCTCGTCATGCTGGCCTTCGTCGTGCGGCTGCTCCAGGTGCAGGCCGTCGACGCCAGCGCGTACGCCGCCAAGGCGGAGAAGAACCGGTACCTCAGCCACAAGCTGGCCGCCGAGCGGGGCCGTATCACCGACCGCTCCGGCATCGCCCTGGCCACCAGCGTCGACGCGTACGACATCACCGCCGACCCCAAGATGTTCACTCCGCAGGAGAGCAAGGTCCCCGACGCGCCCGAGCAGGCCGCCGCGCTCCTCGCGCCCATCCTCGGCAAGGACCCCGCCGAACTCGTCGGCACCCTCAAGAGCCCGCCCTCCCCCCGGTACGCCGTGCTCGCGCGCAAGCAGACCCCGCAGGTCTGGAACCAGATCAAGGACCTGAAGAACCTCTTCGCCAAGAAGGCCCGCGAGGACAAGGCCAGGGGCGGCCCCGGCGTCAGCGTCCTCGCCGGCGTCCTCAGTGAGAAGAGCACCAAGCGGGTCTACCCCAACGGCACCCTCGGGGCCGGGATACTGGGCTGGGTCAACGCCGACGGCCGCGGGGCCGGCGGCCTGGAGTCCCTGCTCGACAAGGACCTGGCCGGCCGCGACGGCAAGATCACCTACGCCCACTCCGGCGGCCGCCGCGTCCCCACCGCGGGCGCCCGCGAGACCCCCGCCGTGCCCGGCTCCGACATCGAGCTGACCATCGACCGCAACATCCAGTGGGCTGCCCAGAAGGCCATCACCGAGCAGGTCACGGCCTCCGCCGCGGACCGCGGTTACGTCGTCGTCCAGAACACCCGGACCGGCGAGGTCCTCGCCATGGCCAACGCCCCCGGCTTCGACCCCAACGACCTGTCCCGGGCCGACGCCGCCGCCATGGGCAACGCCGCCCTCCAGGACGCCTTCGAGCCCGGCTCCACCGCCAAGGTCATGTCGATGGCCGCCGTCCTGGAGGAGGGCGCCGCCACCCCGAACACGCATGTCGTCGTCCCCAACCGCCTCCACCGCGGCGACCGGCTCTTCAAGGACGACATCGACCACCCCACCTGGTACCTGACCCTCAACGGCGTCCTCGCCAAGTCGTCCAACATCGGCACCATCCTCGCCACCGGACAGCTCGGCAAGACCCAGCCCGAGGCCAACCGGGTCCTCCACTCCTACCTGCGCAAGTTCGGCATCGGCAGCCCCACCGGGCTCGGCTACCCGGGCGAGACCTCCGGGATCCTCGCCGAGCCGCAGGACTGGAACACCTCGCAGCAGTACACGATCCCCTTCGGGCAGGGCCTGTCCATCAACGCCATGCAGGCCGCGTCCGTGTACTCGACCATCGCCAACGGCGGCGTCCGCATCGAGCCCACCCTCGTCCGCGGCACCAGGGGCCCCGACGGCCGGTTCACCCCGGCCCCCGCACCCGAGAAGACCCGCGTGGTGAGCGAGAAGACCGCCAGGACCCTCGCCGCCATGCTCGAATCCGTCGTCGACGACAGCGAGGGCACCGGCACCAAGGCCGCCATCCCCGGCTACCGCGTCGCCGGCAAGACCGGCACCGCCAACCGCGTCGACCCGCAACTGGGCCGCTACAAGGGCTACACCGCCTCCTTCGCGGGCTTCGCCCCCGCCGACGCCCCGCAGATCACCGTCTACTGCGCCATCCAGAACCCCACCCGGGGCAGCTACTTCGGCGGCCAGATCTGCGGCCCCGTCCACAAGAAGGTCATGGAGTTCGCCCTGAAGACCCTGCACGTCGCTCCGACCGGGAAGCCGCCCGCGCGGATGCCGGTCACCTTCACGCCCGGCACCTGA
- the rsmH gene encoding 16S rRNA (cytosine(1402)-N(4))-methyltransferase RsmH, whose translation MELPDKDDAGRPDGNTRHVPVMLHRCLDMLAPALTEPGAVVVDCTLGLGGHSEALLTRFPEARLIALDRDTEALRLSGERLARFGDRATLVHAVYDELPDVLDRLGVPRVQGVLFDLGVSSMQLDEADRGFAYAQDAPLDMRMDQTTGISAAEVLNTYPPGDLVRILRAYGEEKQAKRIVAAIVREREKEPFSRSARLVELIRDALPQAAKRTGGNPAKRTFQALRIEVNGELAVLERAVPAAVKALAVGGRIAVLSYHSLEDRLVKQVFAAGAATTAPPGLPVVPERYQPRLKLLTRGAELPTEEEVAENRRAAPARLRGAERIREDM comes from the coding sequence GTGGAGCTCCCCGACAAGGACGACGCCGGACGACCGGACGGGAACACCCGGCACGTCCCCGTGATGCTCCACCGGTGCCTGGACATGCTCGCCCCGGCGCTGACCGAGCCCGGCGCGGTCGTCGTGGACTGCACCCTCGGCCTCGGCGGCCACAGCGAGGCCCTGCTGACCCGGTTCCCCGAGGCACGGCTGATCGCCCTCGACCGGGACACCGAGGCGCTGCGCCTCTCCGGGGAGCGCCTCGCCCGCTTCGGGGACCGCGCCACCCTCGTCCACGCCGTCTACGACGAGCTGCCCGACGTCCTCGACCGCCTCGGCGTCCCGCGCGTCCAGGGCGTCCTATTCGACCTCGGCGTCTCCTCCATGCAGCTCGACGAGGCGGACCGGGGCTTCGCCTACGCCCAGGACGCCCCGCTCGACATGCGCATGGACCAGACGACAGGCATCAGCGCCGCCGAGGTCCTCAACACCTACCCGCCCGGCGACCTCGTCCGGATCCTGCGCGCGTACGGCGAGGAGAAGCAGGCCAAGCGGATCGTCGCCGCCATCGTGCGCGAGCGCGAGAAGGAGCCCTTCAGCCGCAGCGCCCGGCTCGTCGAGCTGATCCGGGACGCCCTGCCACAGGCCGCCAAGCGCACCGGCGGCAACCCCGCCAAGCGCACCTTCCAGGCCCTGCGCATCGAGGTCAACGGCGAGCTGGCCGTCCTCGAACGGGCCGTTCCCGCGGCCGTGAAGGCCCTCGCCGTCGGCGGCCGCATCGCCGTCCTGTCGTACCACTCGCTCGAGGACCGCCTGGTCAAACAGGTCTTCGCGGCCGGAGCCGCCACCACGGCCCCGCCCGGTCTGCCCGTGGTCCCCGAGCGCTACCAGCCCCGGCTCAAGCTCCTGACGCGCGGCGCCGAACTCCCCACCGAGGAGGAGGTCGCCGAGAACCGCCGCGCCGCACCGGCCCGGCTGCGCGGCGCGGAACGGATCAGGGAGGACATGTGA
- a CDS encoding DUF58 domain-containing protein, whose translation MTAGGPTDPDGAVRGGVRGALGGLTTRGRSFLAAGVAAAGCAYVLGQADLLRVGLLLAALPLVCVAVLYRTRYRVTGSRGLSPRRVPAGAEARVLLRMENVSRLPTGLLMLQDHVPYVLGPRPRFVLDRVEPGGRREVSYRVRSDLRGRYPLGPLQLRLSDPFGMCELTRSFSAYDTLTVIPRTEPLPPVRLAGEAPGYGDGRQRSLAQAGEDDVIPRGYQYGDDLRRVHWRSTARYGELMVRREEQPQRARCTVLLDTREDGFDGGGPDSAFEWAVSGAASVVTHMLERGYAVRLLTDTGYTLPGDGAGPHEGFVATGHDAADGAGLMLDALAVVENSGERDLSRAQGVLAAGGEGLLIAFFGDLDEEQATSAARMRRRTGAAVAFVVGGVPASSGAGGVSRTQDETVRRLQEAGWTALAVPPGASLGDLWRRAARTGIEPGAPAGSTTGFSGGWS comes from the coding sequence ATGACGGCCGGGGGGCCCACCGACCCGGACGGCGCGGTCAGGGGCGGTGTGCGCGGTGCCCTCGGCGGGCTGACCACGCGGGGCCGGTCCTTCCTCGCCGCCGGTGTGGCGGCCGCGGGCTGTGCGTACGTCCTGGGACAGGCCGACCTGCTGCGGGTCGGCCTGCTGCTCGCCGCGCTGCCGCTGGTCTGCGTCGCCGTGCTGTACCGGACGCGCTACCGGGTCACCGGCAGCCGGGGCCTGTCGCCGCGCCGGGTTCCGGCGGGTGCCGAGGCGCGTGTGCTGCTGCGCATGGAGAACGTGTCGCGGCTGCCCACGGGGCTGCTGATGCTCCAGGACCACGTGCCGTACGTGCTGGGGCCGCGGCCCCGGTTCGTGCTGGACCGGGTGGAGCCGGGCGGCCGGCGCGAGGTGTCGTACCGCGTCCGTTCGGACCTGCGCGGGCGCTACCCGCTGGGGCCGCTCCAGCTGCGGCTGAGCGACCCGTTCGGGATGTGCGAGCTGACGCGTTCGTTCAGCGCGTACGACACGCTGACGGTGATACCGCGGACGGAACCGCTGCCGCCGGTCCGGCTGGCCGGCGAGGCCCCGGGGTACGGCGACGGGCGGCAGCGTTCGCTGGCGCAGGCCGGTGAGGACGACGTGATCCCGCGCGGCTATCAGTACGGCGACGACCTGCGCCGGGTGCACTGGCGGTCCACCGCGCGGTACGGCGAGCTGATGGTGCGGCGCGAGGAGCAGCCGCAGCGGGCCCGCTGCACGGTCCTGCTGGACACCCGCGAGGACGGCTTCGACGGCGGCGGCCCGGACTCGGCGTTCGAGTGGGCGGTGTCGGGCGCGGCCTCGGTGGTCACGCACATGCTGGAGCGCGGCTACGCGGTCCGCCTGCTCACGGACACCGGGTACACGCTGCCGGGCGACGGCGCGGGCCCGCACGAGGGTTTCGTCGCCACGGGACACGACGCGGCGGACGGGGCGGGGCTGATGCTGGACGCCCTCGCCGTCGTGGAGAACTCGGGTGAGCGGGACCTGTCGCGGGCCCAGGGCGTCCTGGCGGCCGGCGGCGAGGGGCTGCTCATCGCCTTCTTCGGCGATCTGGACGAGGAGCAGGCGACGTCGGCGGCACGGATGCGCCGCCGTACGGGAGCGGCGGTGGCGTTCGTCGTGGGTGGTGTTCCGGCGTCCTCCGGGGCCGGCGGGGTCTCGCGGACGCAGGACGAGACGGTGCGCCGGCTCCAGGAGGCCGGGTGGACGGCGCTCGCGGTGCCGCCGGGCGCCTCGCTCGGCGACCTGTGGCGGCGGGCCGCACGGACGGGCATCGAGCCGGGCGCGCCCGCCGGCAGCACGACGGGGTTCTCAGGGGGTTGGTCATGA